A genomic segment from Triplophysa dalaica isolate WHDGS20190420 chromosome 22, ASM1584641v1, whole genome shotgun sequence encodes:
- the nitr9 gene encoding novel immune-type receptor 9 isoform X2, whose product MLYFGIYFIWRILLLFPVSLTAMNLSNTTVFAKLGESIHMPCVYYSQMAMHFSWYKHELGLNPRLIATTYKYDKKATFYHDFKDTSRFSVLNDKGVNQLVIKNLQFSDSATYFCGSAYSNVLEFIQGTELIVQGLQNPLHPFQPGESVNVRCTVLNQTCVGNHSVYWLIHTSQPSIPRIIKVHGMSNTGCDDSTEQIFTIVLFSIVRTLLFLIIIATITFWYCIRSRRMERTDFSPPGQTF is encoded by the exons ATGTTATACTTTggaatttactttatttggaGAATTTTGCTTCTCTTTCCAGTCA GCCTGACTGCAATGAACCTAAGTAACACAACTGTGTTTGCTAAATTGGGAGAATCAATTCACATGCCTTGCGTTTACTACAGCCAAATGGCCATGCACTTCTCCTGGTACAAGCATGAACTTGGGTTAAATCCCAGGCTTATTGCTACTACTTACAAGTATGATAAAAAAGCTACTTTTTACCATGATTTTAAGGATACTTCACGCTTTTCTGTGCTGAATGATAAAGGTGTGAATCAGTTGGTGATAAAGAACCTTCAGTTCTCAGACTCAGCAACATACTTCTGTGGAAGTGCATATTCCAACGTATTGGAATTTATCCAGGGGACAGAGTTGATAGTTCAAG GTTTACAAAATCCTTTACATCCATTTCAGCCGGGAGAGTCAGTGAATGTGCGGTGTACTGTTCTCAATCAGACCTGTGTGGGAAATCATAGTGTCTACTGGCTCATCCACACATCTCAACCATCTATTCCAAGAATCATTAAAGTTCACGGGATGAGTAACACTGGAT GTGATGATTCCACAGAACAGATTTTTACAATTGTTCTTTTTTCCATTGTAAgaacattactttttttaatcattatcgCCACAATTACATTTTGGTACTGCATACGTTCCAGAAGAATGGAAAGGACTGATTTTTCCCCACCTGGCCAGACGTTTTAG
- the nitr9 gene encoding novel immune-type receptor 9 isoform X1 yields the protein MLYFGIYFIWRILLLFPVSLTAMNLSNTTVFAKLGESIHMPCVYYSQMAMHFSWYKHELGLNPRLIATTYKYDKKATFYHDFKDTSRFSVLNDKGVNQLVIKNLQFSDSATYFCGSAYSNVLEFIQGTELIVQGLQNPLHPFQPGESVNVRCTVLNQTCVGNHSVYWLIHTSQPSIPRIIKVHGMSNTGCEWSSDAGHRERKCVYSVSKKVLTISLAETHYCAVVACGDMLFGDDSTEQIFTIVLFSIVRTLLFLIIIATITFWYCIRSRRMERTDFSPPGQTF from the exons ATGTTATACTTTggaatttactttatttggaGAATTTTGCTTCTCTTTCCAGTCA GCCTGACTGCAATGAACCTAAGTAACACAACTGTGTTTGCTAAATTGGGAGAATCAATTCACATGCCTTGCGTTTACTACAGCCAAATGGCCATGCACTTCTCCTGGTACAAGCATGAACTTGGGTTAAATCCCAGGCTTATTGCTACTACTTACAAGTATGATAAAAAAGCTACTTTTTACCATGATTTTAAGGATACTTCACGCTTTTCTGTGCTGAATGATAAAGGTGTGAATCAGTTGGTGATAAAGAACCTTCAGTTCTCAGACTCAGCAACATACTTCTGTGGAAGTGCATATTCCAACGTATTGGAATTTATCCAGGGGACAGAGTTGATAGTTCAAG GTTTACAAAATCCTTTACATCCATTTCAGCCGGGAGAGTCAGTGAATGTGCGGTGTACTGTTCTCAATCAGACCTGTGTGGGAAATCATAGTGTCTACTGGCTCATCCACACATCTCAACCATCTATTCCAAGAATCATTAAAGTTCACGGGATGAGTAACACTGGATGTGAGTGGAGCTCTGATGCTGGTCACAGAGAACGTAAATGTGTCTACAGCGTCTCGAAAAAAGTCCTCACCATTTCTCTAGCTGAGACTCACTACTGTGCTGTTGTTGCGTGTGGGGACATGTTATTTG GTGATGATTCCACAGAACAGATTTTTACAATTGTTCTTTTTTCCATTGTAAgaacattactttttttaatcattatcgCCACAATTACATTTTGGTACTGCATACGTTCCAGAAGAATGGAAAGGACTGATTTTTCCCCACCTGGCCAGACGTTTTAG